The Sphingopyxis fribergensis DNA segment TGACGACGATCCGCTCGGCGCCATCGCTGAGTTCGAAGGCGAGGGTCGACGCGCAGCCCGCTTCGGTCACCCGGGCGATCGGCGGCGGTGCGGCGTCGGCGAGCAGCACGACCTTGTTCGCGACGAGCCGTTGATAGCCCCAGTCGCGCGCCTGCTTGAGCGGCCGCGTGCGCACGCCGCTGGCATCGACGATCGCCTGCACATAAGCGGCCGACGTCGCGCCGCTGCCCTGCCAGCTGCCCATGCCGCCGTCGCTGTGGATGAGGCCGAGTAGCGCCGGAACCGCGCGCGCCAGGACTTCCTGGATGAAGGGCGGCACCTCCATGCGGCGCATGTCGTATATTTTAACGAGCATCGACAGCGCCATGACGGCGTCGAGCTGTGCCTGCGGCGAGCGCGAGATATTGCCGCCGTCGGCGTAGAAGCTGGTTTCGAGGACTTTGCGGAGGCCGGCTTCGCCGAAGACCTGCCGCGGCTCGCCGCCGGGCATCAGCAGCGACGCGGCGACGATGCCGACCCATGCGACCATCTGGCCGGTGCCGGGGCGCGTCTTGTCGGCGACGCGGTCGAGGTGGCGCGCCGCGCGCGCGAGGTGGTTGAGCACCGCCGAGCGATAGACAAGGTCGCTCGACGACAGGATCAGCGGCGCGTGGCTCGCCCAGAACAGGATGCGCCACGCCGTATTGTCGGCTTTCCATGCGGGTTCGTTGACCGTCTCGCCATGCGTGCCGAGCCAGTGGCGGACGACGGCCTCGGCGATCGGGGTGCTGTCGGCGCGCGAGCCGGTCGCGGCGAGGTCGCGCAGCCAGGCAAAGCTGTGCAGATAGTCGGCAAAGGTCGGCGCGACATTGAGCGCGGCGAAGTCGAGCTCGCCGAGCGGCAGCTTTAACCCGCGGTGCAGGAAATGGCCCGCGCGGATCGCGGTGCCGGCGCGCGCGTCGCCCGGAACGGGATCGGTCGGAACACCTAGCAGCTTGAGCGGGAAGCGTCCCTTCAGCCGCAATGCGTGGAGCGGCGTGCGCCAGGTCAGCCGCGTGATCGCGTTGGCGACCCGGTCGCCGAGCGAGAGGCCCTTGTCGGCAGGGAGACGGATCAGGCGCTTGCCGGGCTCGATCGTGTCGTCGAGCGTCGCGGCATCGTCACCGGGATCGAGCGGCGGGTCGGCAGGGGCAGCGGTCAACGGTCTCCCCTTCATCGATCAGGCGCCGCGCAGCCGCCGGATATTGTCGGCGTAAGCGTCGGGTCCGCCCTTGAAGGTCGCGGTGCCCGCAACGAGCACATCGGCGCCCGCAGCGATCGCCAGCGGGGCGGTGCCCGCGTCGATGCCGCCATCGACCTCCAGCCGGATATCGCGGCCGGTCTTGTCGATCATCTTGCGGACCGCCTCGATCTTGCGCAGCTGGCTGGTGATGAAGCTCTGACCGCCGAAACCCGGATTGACGCTCATGATCAGCACCAGGTCGATGTCGTCGATCAGATAGTCGAGCATCTTCGCCGGCGTCGCCGGGTTGAGCGACACGCCCGCCTGTTTGCCCAGCGACTTGATGTGCTGGACGGTGCGGTGGATATGCGGCCCGGCTTCGGGATGGACGGTGATGATGTCGGCGCCCGCTGCGGCAAAGGCGTCGAGGAAATGATCGACCGGCGAGATCATCAGATGCACGTCGAAGGGCAGGGTCGAGTGTGGGCGCAAGGCCTTCACCACCGCCGGGCCGATCGTCAGATTGGGGACATAATGGCCGTCCATCACGTCGATATGGACCCAGTCGGCGCCCGCAGTCTCGATCGCGCGCACTTCCTCGCCCAGCTTCGCGAAATCGGCGCTCAGGATCGAAGGGGCGATACGGACGGGAGATGGCGCGGCGGTCATGGACCGGCCTTAACCATCAAGCGAGTCGGGGGCAAGCGGGGCGGAGGCGCTATTTATGCCTTCGCTGCGAATTATAAACTGCCGTGTCGCCGCGAAGGCGGGGACCCATCTTCTGCCCGTGCTCAATTGCGCCTTCCGGAGATGGGCCCCCGCCTTCGCGGGGGTGCGCCTATGTAGGGTTGGATAAGCTATCGCCAGCGCCAGCCGCCCTCGGTCTTGGCGCGATAGATCGGCATCGGGGCGAGCGCCCCGAGTATAACCGCGATCGTCATCGCCACCGGCCGACCCTGAAGCGCGACGGCCAGCCCGGCGATCATCGCGATGTGCAGCGCCAGGAAAAACCAGCCTTCCCAGACGAACGGCAGGCCGGTCCCATAACCGCGGCGCTTGGCGCGAAACCAGGAACTCTTTCGCATGAACAGGTGCAGCATATCAGCCTTCCTCTTTCGGTGGCCGACCGCGCTTCGCGGGAACCGGTGTTTTGACGCTTACGCCGCGCCGCCCCAGCGCCTCGCGCAACAACATCTCGATCTCGGCATTGGCGCTGCGCAGTTCCGCGGCCGCCATCCGCTCGATCGCCGCATAGAGCGCGGGATCGAGACGGAGGGCAAAGGCTTTTTTCGACGATGCAGCCACCGGGCGAACTCAGTAAAGCGACCCGGCGTTCACCACCGGCTGCGTGTCGCGCTCGCCGCACAGCACGACCATCAGGTTCGACACCATCGCCGCCTTGCGCTCGTCGTCGAGCTCGACGACGCCCTTTTCGGACAGCAGGTTCAGTGCCATCTCGACCATCGTCACCGCGCCCTCGACCAGCTTCTTGCGCGCCGAAATCACCGCCTCGGCCTGCTGGCGGCGGAGCATCGCACCGGCGATTTCCTGCGCATAGGCAAGGTGCGTCAGCCCGCATTCGTCGACGGTGATCCCCGCTACGCTCAGCCGTTCGATCAGCGCCTTGCGCAGTTCGACCCCGACCTCGTCATGGTTGCCGCGCAGCGTGATTTCCTGATGCTCGATATCGTCATAGGGATAGCGCGAGCCGATCGAGCGCACCGCGGCCTCGATCTGCGCCATCACGAATTCCTTGTAATCGTCGACGTCGAACAGCGCCTGCGCGGTGTCGGTGACGCGCCACACGACCTGCGCCGCCATCTCGATCGGGTTGCCGCGCAGGTCGTTGACCTTGATCTTGTCGGAAATGACGTTGTTCGCGCGCACCGCGATCTTCTTGCGCGACAGCCACGGCAGCACCCAGCGCAGCCCGCTTTCACGGTCGGTACCCTTATAAGCGCCGAACAGCTGGATCGCCGCGGCCTCATTGGGGTTGATCAGGTAGAAGCCGCAAAGGATCAGCGAGCCGGCCACCGCGCTCCCCGCCACGACGGCCCATTTCCACGCGACCTGAATGTCGGCATTGGCGTTGGTAATCGCCGCCCACGCGGCAACCCCCAGCAGCAGCAGCCAGATGAACAGCATCAAATAACCGCTCTGCGTCAGTGCCCGCGTCTCCCGGCTGCGGTTCAGCGCCGGTGTTGCTCCCTCGACCATGTTGCCCTCCGAATCATTTGATATAAAGATGATACCATATTTATATCGAATCGGGCGGCGGTCAATCGGGATTTCGTGGCGATTGCGGAGGACGGCTTAGGGGTGGGAAGCTGCCACCCCCATTTTCGTCATCCCCGCGAAAGCGGGGACCCAGAGCGTCCGTCGGCTGGCCTAGCCTTGGGTTCCCGCTTTCGCGGGAATGACGAAGTATTAGAAGCGGGCGTCCGCTTCCGGCCGTTCCCAGCCCTTCGTCATCCCGGACTTGATCCGGGATCCACTGCAGTGCTGAGGTCATGGACCCCGGATCAAGTCCGGCGTGACGATAATGGGCATATCCTCCCTGTCGCGAAGCGATGGGGAGGGGGACCGCCGCCGCAGGCGGGGGTGGAGGGGCCGCGGCGGTCGCGTCATCGTCCCTCCGTCAGCGCGGCGCCAAAGGCGCAGTTTATCCTGAGCGCCTGCAAGGCAGTCGAAGGGCGCTGCCACCTCCCCATGGCTGCGCCACAGGGAGGATCAATGACCGAAATCGGCCGTTCCCAGCCCTTCGTCATCCCGGACTTGATCCGGGATCCATCGCGGCGCCGAAGTCATGGACCCCGGATCAAGTCCGGGATGACGATGTACGGATGATCCGCCCTGTTGCGGACGACAGCCGATTTCGGTTGAAGTGCGAAACCGCGCAGCTAGTTTCGAACGCCCATGACAAATCTTCTTCTGCTTGCTCTATCGGCCGCCGCCGCGGTTGCCCCCGCGGACAATGGCGGTGCGCCG contains these protein-coding regions:
- a CDS encoding heparinase II/III family protein is translated as MKGRPLTAAPADPPLDPGDDAATLDDTIEPGKRLIRLPADKGLSLGDRVANAITRLTWRTPLHALRLKGRFPLKLLGVPTDPVPGDARAGTAIRAGHFLHRGLKLPLGELDFAALNVAPTFADYLHSFAWLRDLAATGSRADSTPIAEAVVRHWLGTHGETVNEPAWKADNTAWRILFWASHAPLILSSSDLVYRSAVLNHLARAARHLDRVADKTRPGTGQMVAWVGIVAASLLMPGGEPRQVFGEAGLRKVLETSFYADGGNISRSPQAQLDAVMALSMLVKIYDMRRMEVPPFIQEVLARAVPALLGLIHSDGGMGSWQGSGATSAAYVQAIVDASGVRTRPLKQARDWGYQRLVANKVVLLADAAPPPIARVTEAGCASTLAFELSDGAERIVVNCGGAALAGATIPADLARGLRTTAAHSTLILADSNSTAILSNGSLGKGVTEVELDRRETPQGSRLEMSHDGYARRHGLIHRRLLILSPNGRELRGEDMLLPAPRTRRKGDKGFALRFHLGPHISASLTADKLGALLRVGGGPLWQFRTSEGGLDIEQSLWVDGEGRPHPTEQLVVTGTTPAGGASIGWIFKHIG
- a CDS encoding SPFH domain-containing protein — its product is MVEGATPALNRSRETRALTQSGYLMLFIWLLLLGVAAWAAITNANADIQVAWKWAVVAGSAVAGSLILCGFYLINPNEAAAIQLFGAYKGTDRESGLRWVLPWLSRKKIAVRANNVISDKIKVNDLRGNPIEMAAQVVWRVTDTAQALFDVDDYKEFVMAQIEAAVRSIGSRYPYDDIEHQEITLRGNHDEVGVELRKALIERLSVAGITVDECGLTHLAYAQEIAGAMLRRQQAEAVISARKKLVEGAVTMVEMALNLLSEKGVVELDDERKAAMVSNLMVVLCGERDTQPVVNAGSLY
- the rpe gene encoding ribulose-phosphate 3-epimerase — its product is MTAAPSPVRIAPSILSADFAKLGEEVRAIETAGADWVHIDVMDGHYVPNLTIGPAVVKALRPHSTLPFDVHLMISPVDHFLDAFAAAGADIITVHPEAGPHIHRTVQHIKSLGKQAGVSLNPATPAKMLDYLIDDIDLVLIMSVNPGFGGQSFITSQLRKIEAVRKMIDKTGRDIRLEVDGGIDAGTAPLAIAAGADVLVAGTATFKGGPDAYADNIRRLRGA